The proteins below come from a single Zea mays cultivar B73 chromosome 8, Zm-B73-REFERENCE-NAM-5.0, whole genome shotgun sequence genomic window:
- the LOC100285174 gene encoding hydrogen-transporting ATP synthase, rotational mechanism (The RefSeq protein has 1 substitution compared to this genomic sequence) produces the protein MAARLAQLRAQAVQAAEFASKHGGSYYKELMEKNKQYVVQPPTIEKCQELSKQLFYTRLASLPGRYESFWKELDGVKQVWKNRKDLKVEDLGIATLFGVELYAWFCVGEIVGRGFTLTVYKV, from the exons ATGGCGGCGAGGCTGGCACAGCTGCGCGCTCAGGCGGTGCAGGCGGCGGAGTTCGCCTCGAAGCACGGCGGCTCCTACTACAAGGAGCTCATGGAGAAGAACAAGCAGTACGTCGTGCAGCCCCCCACCATCGAGAAATGCCAGGAGCTCTCCAAGCAGCTCTTCTACACCCGCCTCGCAAG CCTACCAGGTCGGTATGAGTCATTCTGGAAGGAGCTTGATGGTGTCAAGCAGGTATGGAAGAACAGGAAGGACCTCAAGGTTGAGGACCTTGGGATTGCGACTTTATTTGGAGTTGAGCTTTATGCATGGTTCTGCGTAGGCGAGATTGTTGGCAGAGGTTTCACCTTAACCGGCTATAAGGTCTAG
- the LOC100280680 gene encoding membrane protein-like, which translates to MSRKRREGGGGGRGAGPVDHHGGGKGSEAGAAATDAVSMDGGLREVSVPVVFSVWCLLFLLRSQFLHSQADDDPSSEFYEEHGMRDSYCKVRPLEAYVLPYHNDSCQSSYSHSQPPQEAPSSSALASPQYNATTGGNASSPEAAFVGLDEFRSRMMQGKAENDTGPPTDGGVAHRLEPNGAEYNYAAAAKGAKVLAHNKEAKGAANILGGDKDKYLRNPCSAADKFVVVELSEETLVDTVALANLEHYSSNFREFEVYGSTSYPTEAWELLGRFTAENAKHAQRFVLPEPRWTRYLRLRLVSHYGSGFYCILSYLEVYGVDAVERMLQDFIAGAGAGAGAEADASRDRAPIDFANRDADCNDTTAQQDGNGGAGRNDSTAGDGKSNSSRSGDAKLPPQVAALASPTGRIHSDGVLKILMQKMRSLELSLSTLEEYTRELNQRYGAKLPDLQNGLSQTAVALEKMKADVHDLVDGKDSVAKDLDDLKAWKSTVSGKLDDLIKENQEMRWSVEEMRGVQETLQNKELAVLSISLFFACLALFKLACDRVFCLFAGKGREEPDAEEHTRSSRAWMLVLASSSFTTLIVLLYN; encoded by the exons ATGAGCAGGAAGAGGAGAGAAGGAGGCGGCGGCGGAAGAGGCGCTGGGCCGGTGGACCATCACGGCGGCGGCAAGGGGTCGGAGGCCGGCGCTGCCGCCACCGATGCCGTGTCCATGGACGGCGGCCTCCGCGAGGTGTCTGTCCCCGTCGTCTTCTCGGTTTGGTGCCTCCTCTTCCTCCTGCGATCCCAGTTCCTCCACAGCCAGGCCGACGACGACCCTTCGTCAG AGTTCTACGAGGAGCACGGCATGCGCGACAGCTACTGCAAGGTGAGGCCGTTGGAGGCCTACGTGCTCCCCTACCATAACGACTCGTGTCAGTCCTCCTACTCGCACTCACAGCCGCCCCAAGAAGCGCCCTCGTCGTCCGCGCTCGCGTCGCCGCAGTACAATGCCACCACCGGCGGCAACGCGTCGTCGCCCGAGGCGGCGTTCGTGGGCCTCGACGAGTTCCGCAGCCGCATGATGCAGGGCAAGGCGGAGAACGACACCGGCCCGCCCACGGATGGCGGCGTCGCGCACCGCCTCGAGCCCAACGGCGCCGAGTACAACTACGCCGCGGCGGCCAAGGGCGCCAAGGTGCTCGCGCACAACAAGGAGGCCAAGGGCGCCGCCAACATCCTCGGCGGCGACAAGGACAAGTACCTGCGCAACCCGTGCTCCGCCGCCGACAAGTTCGTCGTGGTCGAGCTCTCGGAGGAGACGCTCGTCGACACCGTCGCGCTGGCGAACCTGGAGCACTACTCGTCCAACTTCAGGGAGTTCGAGGTGTACGGCAGCACGAGCTACCCGACGGAGGCGTGGGAGCTGCTGGGGCGTTTCACCGCCGAGAACGCCAAGCACGCGCAGCGCTTCGTGCTGCCGGAGCCCAGGTGGACGCGGTACCTCCGCCTGCGCCTCGTCAGCCACTACGGATCCGGCTTCTACTGCATCCTCAGTTACCTCGAGGTCTACGGCGTCGACGCCGTCGAGCGGATGCTACAGGACTTCATCGCTGGCgctggcgccggcgccggcgccgaggCCGACGCCTCCAGGGACCGCGCGCCCATCGACTTCGCCAACCgggacgccgactgcaacgacaCCACCGCTCAGCAGGATGGGAACGGCGGCGCTGGGAGGAATGACAGCACCGCCGGCGACGGCAAGAGCAACAGCTCCAGGAGCGGCGACGCGAAGCTGCCGCCGCAGGTAGCGGCGTTGGCATCGCCCACGGGGCGGATCCACAGCGACGGCGTGCTAAAGATCCTGATGCAGAAGATGCGGTCGCTGGAGCTGAGCCTGTCGACGCTGGAGGAGTACACGAGGGAGCTCAACCAGCGGTACGGCGCCAAGCTGCCGGACCTGCAGAACGGGCTCTCGCAGACGGCCGTGGCGCTGGAGAAGATGAAGGCCGACGTGCACGACCTCGTCGACGGGAAGGACAGCGTG GCCAAGGACCTGGACGACCTCAAGGCCTGGAAGTCGACCGTCTCCGGCAAGCTGGACGATCTGATCAAGGAGAACCAGGAGATGAG GTGGAGCGTCGAGGAGATGCGGGGCGTGCAGGAGACGCTGCAGAACAAGGAGCTGGCGGTGCTGTCCATCAGCCTCTTCTTCGCGTGCCTGGCGCTCTTCAAACTGGCGTGCGACCGCGTGTTCTGCCTCTTCGCCGGCAAGGGCAGGGAGGAACCCGACGCGGAGGAGCACACAAGGAGCAGTAGGGCGTGGATGCTCGTGCTCGCCAGCAGCAGCTTCACCACCCTCATCGTCCTGCTCTACAACTGA